The Deferribacterota bacterium genome segment ATATGAAGGACTAAACAAGGAAGGAAAGGTTATAAAAGGCATAAAAGAGGCTCCTTCAAAGACTTCCCTGTTGATGGAGTTAAAGAATGCAGGTGTACTCGTATCAGATGTTACGCCTTCTAGAACCAAAAAGCGAATTTCAATACTTTCTATTTTTGGAAATAAAAAGAAGTATATTCCCGATATTTTCTTTCAAATAGCTCTATTATTAAAGAGTGGTATTCCCTTAGTTGAAGCTATTAAGGTTGTTGCTGAAAGTGTAGGCAGTGAAAGGTTAAAAAAATTTCTCCTTGATGTTTCATCAACTGTTTCAGAGGGTAGTAGGTTTTCAGTTGCTTTGGAAAAATATAAATATTCTCTCATCGATGAGATGTATATTAATTTAATTCGGGTTTCTGAGAATATTGGTAGACTCGCTGATGTTTTGTTAGATATAGTTGTCTATGAGGAAGAAAAAAAGAAAGCCTTTGATAAAATTAGATCTGCTTTAGTGTATCCCATAACTGTTTTTGTGTTAGGTTTAGGTGTAGTTGGTTTCTTGCTTTCCTATGTGGTTCCTAAAATGGAGAAGGTATTTTCCTCAGTTAACAGAGAAATCCCTGCAAGTACACAAATACTTATATTTTCAGGTGAGTTTATTAAAAATTATGGCATCTTTATTGCTGTGTTTCTTCTATTATTTATGATGATTATTAGATATTTATATACAAAAAATAATATATTCCGTTTCAAAATTGACAGCAAATTATACAACATTAGAGCTATTAGAGAAATACTATTGGCAAAATTCACCCATGTTTTCTCTTTTTTATTGAGGGAAGGATTACCATTGACAGACGCTTTAAAATCAGCATCTTCAACAGTTAACAATATATATCTAAGAGATGTTATTTTAGAGGTTCAGGAAGATGTTAAAGGTGGTATGAAGATGTCGAAATCTATGGAGAGTAAAAAAATATTTCCAGAACTTTTTCTTGCAGCTGTAGTAACTGGTGAGTCATCTGGAAATTTGCCTGGTATACTTGAAAGGGTTAGTGAATTTTATTCAAAGAAGGTTGAAAAATTTTCATCTGCATTTATCTCAGTTATAGAGCCATTATTTATTGTTTTTATCGGACTAATAGTTGGCTTTATTGTGATTTCTATCATGGGACCACTATTTGAATTAAATACATTAATAAAATGATTCTGAGTTAGGAGGTTTAAATATTATGAAGTATTTAGGTAGATTTATTATTATAATGGTTTTTGCAATGTTTACATTATCTCTGAATATCTTATATGCCCAAACTATAGAATTGAGTGAAGATAATCCTTACAAGGGTGAAAGAATAAGGATACTTGGTACAGGCTGGAAGCCCTATGAAAAAATTATAATCGAACTGACAGAACATGGGCCAAAACGCAGTGGTATGGTACTAAAAAAATGTGGTGAAGCTTTTGCCTATGAAGATGGTACTTTTGGTGGATCCTGTCTGATTCCACCAGATTTAGAATACTCTACTGCTGATATTTATGTTAATGGTTTAGAGGCAGATAGCTACTTACGTATTCGTTAAATAAATTTATATATACAATGAGGTGAAATTATGGATAAAAGATTTATCCTATATATTATTATAACTTTATTAATTGTTGCTTATTCTGCTAATGGATTTTCTAGACTTGATGGTAAGGGTATAGGGTATGTTAATAATGCAAAATTATCATGGCAGACAAGTTCTGATAATGTTTCAATAGAGCCTAATCAATGGCTAGAGAGAATTGAAGTAAGTGATTATACCCCACATGCAGGTGATGAAATTATAATAGAGGGATATGGTTGGTATCCAACTAGTAGCAATGATTACGATAATACTGTTGAGATTATTTTAAGAAATAGAAATGGTGGAGAAGAGATAACAGTTGGCAGGATCATGCCTGATGAAAATGGACATTTTGAAGCAGAGCTTAGAATACCTGATTCATTTCAATATAACGATGTTGTTGAAATAATATGTAATGGTGTAGTTAAGGAAATATTATATATAAGAGACTAATTTAAAATAATATTTTTATATATAATTTTTTGATATTTTAATAATTATTTTTTCTAAAAATGTTGGATTAGTTTTTACTCTAATTTCTTTAATATGTTCATCAAATCTTGATAGATTATACGAAAGATCTGCAAATAATAGGTATAATATAAAAATTACATATAACCAGATTAATAAAATTATTATATAAGTTAAAGAACCATAGAGATAGTTGTAAATGTAAGGGTTATAGAGGGTGTTAAACAAATAGTTTGTAAAAAAAAGGGTGAGGGAAAAAGTAATGCTACCATATAAACTAGCTTTTATTGTAATTTTTTTATTTGATAGCATATAATAGCTAATAAATGTTGCAATAGATATAACTATTGTTGGTATTAAGAAATTGTTTATTAAAAAAATGAAATAAGGAGGTATTTTAAAGGGGATAATATGAATAAATACTTTAATAAAAATCTGTGCTAATAGCTGAAATAATATTATTATAATAATTAATATAGTGGATATTAAGGTTAACAAGTAAGGCAGAAAAAAACCTGTAATTATCTTTTTTGGTATGTTATCACATATTATATTGAAACATCTTATTAAGGCCCTAAAGAATAATGAGGCAGCTATTATTAAAGAGAATAAGCTTATTAAACTGTATCCACCATTTATATCTGTATTTAAAGCATTTGTACTATTAATAAAATTAGAAAGTGATGGATTTAGTCCTTCAATGTATTTAATAACGGCATTAGTTATATTGGGATAGATGATCAATATTTTATTTGCAAGTATTATGATTAAAATTAGTGATGGTATTACTGATAGAATAAAATAATATGCTAAAGCAGCTGCATGGTTAACTAGGCGCTTTTCATATACGTTATTTAATGTTAATAATATAATATTTATATTTTTTATAAAGTAATACCTTATTTTTTCTAATTGAACAAAGAGAGTTAACATAATATATTAATTTTAACCTTTATAAAAGGAGATAGCAATATGGAGAATAAATGGGAATTAAAGTGGATGGCTTGGGAGATAACATTAAAATGTAATCTATCATGTGTTCATTGTAGGAGTGCTTATTATATGGGTAATGAACACTCTAAGTTTGACTTAGAAAAAGCCCATAATTTTTTAGATGAGGTAGCTAGCTTTGCTAAACCCGCTATTGTTTTAACAGGTGGTGAACCCCTTTTAAGAGAAGATATATATGATATTATAGCATATGGAACAGATAAAGGCTTTAGGATGTGTGTGGCAACAAATGGAACATTGGTTAATGATGATGTATGCAAGAGACTAAAAGATTCAGGTACGAAGATAGTTTCAATTAGTTTAGATGGTTCTAATAAAAAAATACATGATAATTTTAGAGGGCAAAATGGAGCCTTTGACAAGGCTTTGGAAGCAGTAGAGCTATTTAATAAGCATGGTATTCCTTTTATTGTTAATTCTTCGTTTACTAAGAGAAATCAGGATGATATTGAAAATGTTTACAAGTTGGCAAAATCATTGGGGGCAACAGCGTGGTATATGTTTTTAATTGTTCCAACAGGTAAAGGAAAGGATTTATTAGATGAATTAGTCAGCAAGGAAGATTATGAGAGGATATTAAATTGGCACTATGATTTAGAGAGGAATGAAAAGGATATATTAATTAGACCAACGTGTGCCCCACAGTATTATAGGGTATGGTATGATAGAAGTAAAAGAGAGGGGCTTTCTACTGAAAGACGAAGTCTAAAATTTTCAACAGGTGGCAACAAGGGCTGTGTAGCTGCTCAATTAATCTGCTTTGTTAATAGTAGTGGTGATGTTTACCCATGTTCATATTTTCCACTTTCAGCAGGTAATGTTTTTAGAGAATCTTTTAAAGAGATTTGGTATAACTCTTCTTTATTCAATGAATTAAGAGATTTTAAAAAATATGAAGGTAAATGTGGAGTATGTAGATATCTCTCTGTTTGTGGAGGTTGCAGAGCTAGAGCTTATGCTATTTATGATAATTATATGGCTGAAGAGCCTTATTGTGATTATATACCACTTAAATATAGTAAATGAAGTTTGATTTTAATTTAGAGGATAAGCCAACCCTTGGTGTATTTATTATTAATGGTTTACAATGGTTTGTAATTATAATCCCCATAATAATAATTGTCAGTAAGATTATAAGTATAACTTTTTCTGTAGATACAGAAGGAGAGCTTTTGTATGTACAAAAACTTACACTTATAGTTTCAATTTCTATTTTTCTACAGATTTTATTAGGTCATAAATTACCCATAATTCCAGGACCAGCAACTGTCTTATTAGTTGGTATTGTTTCATCAGAGGCATTTAATATCAGCTCGATTTATACAGCTCTTTTATTGGGAAGCATTTTACTTAGTTTGTTAGGAATCACCAATGTTATAAAGTATATGTTAAAACTATTTACAAAAAATATAATAACAGTAGTATTAATTTTAATTGCTTTTGCAATGTTGCCCACAGTTATTAATCTAATTGAAAAGCCAATAGGCTTGCCAGTATATTGCAATTTTTTGATTGCTTTTTTTATATTTATATTGTTATTTTTATTAGAAAATAAGCTGAAAGGTTTTTGGCAAAATTCTCTAATATTATGGACAATACTTGTAGGGACTTTAATATTTAGTTTAATTGGTGGTAAACATAATAATAATATGGAACCCGTTTTTTTTAATCTAGCTTTTTTTAAGGGTTATTTATCTTCTTTGTGGTTTGATCCTGCTTTAATTTTTTCATTTATAATATGTTATTTGGCGCTTGCTGTTAACGATGTTGGCTCTATTAGCTCAGTTGCCACATTTGTAAAGGCAAAAGAGGATAAAGGTAGAGTGAAAAGAGGTGTATTTGTTACAGGTTTTACAAATTTTATTTCCTCTATGTTAGGGACTATAGGTGTAGTAAATTATTCCTTTAGCCCTGGGATAATTATGATTACCAAGTGTGCATCTAAGTATGTGCTATTATTTACTGCTTCTCTTCTTTTCATAATTTCTTTTTCGCCCTATCTTATATCTTTTGTGCAGTTAATACATCCATTTATAATTGGGATTGTGTTTTTTTATATTATGGCTTCTCAAACAGGTGCTGGTTTCTATTTGTTATTTGAGGATAAAAACTTTGAATATAGAGATGGGGTAATTGTTGGTTTTTCAGTGATGCTTGGCACGCTCATGG includes the following:
- a CDS encoding YhjD/YihY/BrkB family envelope integrity protein: MLTLFVQLEKIRYYFIKNINIILLTLNNVYEKRLVNHAAALAYYFILSVIPSLILIIILANKILIIYPNITNAVIKYIEGLNPSLSNFINSTNALNTDINGGYSLISLFSLIIAASLFFRALIRCFNIICDNIPKKIITGFFLPYLLTLISTILIIIIILFQLLAQIFIKVFIHIIPFKIPPYFIFLINNFLIPTIVISIATFISYYMLSNKKITIKASLYGSITFSLTLFFTNYLFNTLYNPYIYNYLYGSLTYIIILLIWLYVIFILYLLFADLSYNLSRFDEHIKEIRVKTNPTFLEKIIIKISKNYI
- a CDS encoding type II secretion system F family protein, with product MPTYTYEGLNKEGKVIKGIKEAPSKTSLLMELKNAGVLVSDVTPSRTKKRISILSIFGNKKKYIPDIFFQIALLLKSGIPLVEAIKVVAESVGSERLKKFLLDVSSTVSEGSRFSVALEKYKYSLIDEMYINLIRVSENIGRLADVLLDIVVYEEEKKKAFDKIRSALVYPITVFVLGLGVVGFLLSYVVPKMEKVFSSVNREIPASTQILIFSGEFIKNYGIFIAVFLLLFMMIIRYLYTKNNIFRFKIDSKLYNIRAIREILLAKFTHVFSFLLREGLPLTDALKSASSTVNNIYLRDVILEVQEDVKGGMKMSKSMESKKIFPELFLAAVVTGESSGNLPGILERVSEFYSKKVEKFSSAFISVIEPLFIVFIGLIVGFIVISIMGPLFELNTLIK
- a CDS encoding radical SAM protein, whose translation is MENKWELKWMAWEITLKCNLSCVHCRSAYYMGNEHSKFDLEKAHNFLDEVASFAKPAIVLTGGEPLLREDIYDIIAYGTDKGFRMCVATNGTLVNDDVCKRLKDSGTKIVSISLDGSNKKIHDNFRGQNGAFDKALEAVELFNKHGIPFIVNSSFTKRNQDDIENVYKLAKSLGATAWYMFLIVPTGKGKDLLDELVSKEDYERILNWHYDLERNEKDILIRPTCAPQYYRVWYDRSKREGLSTERRSLKFSTGGNKGCVAAQLICFVNSSGDVYPCSYFPLSAGNVFRESFKEIWYNSSLFNELRDFKKYEGKCGVCRYLSVCGGCRARAYAIYDNYMAEEPYCDYIPLKYSK
- a CDS encoding solute carrier family 23 protein; this encodes MKFDFNLEDKPTLGVFIINGLQWFVIIIPIIIIVSKIISITFSVDTEGELLYVQKLTLIVSISIFLQILLGHKLPIIPGPATVLLVGIVSSEAFNISSIYTALLLGSILLSLLGITNVIKYMLKLFTKNIITVVLILIAFAMLPTVINLIEKPIGLPVYCNFLIAFFIFILLFLLENKLKGFWQNSLILWTILVGTLIFSLIGGKHNNNMEPVFFNLAFFKGYLSSLWFDPALIFSFIICYLALAVNDVGSISSVATFVKAKEDKGRVKRGVFVTGFTNFISSMLGTIGVVNYSFSPGIIMITKCASKYVLLFTASLLFIISFSPYLISFVQLIHPFIIGIVFFYIMASQTGAGFYLLFEDKNFEYRDGVIVGFSVMLGTLMAFMPESITTTYPNFLMPFLSNGFVIGVVFAFILEHLIYKKTK